TAATCTCTTTTTATCACTTTTAAGTAATTTTATATCAAAATTTTCAAGTGATTCAAATATTTTTAAGTACATATATATCCTTTACAAATTTTTAAAATATTCCTTTAATTTTTGAAAAGCACGACCTCTATGACTTACAGTATTTTTAAGTTCTATTGATACTTCACCAAAGTTCTTCTTCAAATCATGCGAATAAAATATTGGATCATAACCATGTCCTAAATTACCTTTTAATTCATGTGAAATACTACCAAGTGTTTCACCTCTAAATACATGAGTTTCTCCATTTGGATAGTATAAGGTGATTACTGAAACAAATTTTGCATCCCTACTTTCATTTTTTTCATCTACTAATTCTACCATTTTTTTACATCTATCTTCATAACTAGAAAATTCATTAAACCATCTAGCTGTATGTACACCAGGTTTTCCTTCTAAAACATCTATACATAGACCAGAATCATCTGCAAGTGCAGGCAGTCCTGAAATTTGACTTACAGTTTTAGCTTTAATTAAAGAATTTTCTTCAAAAGTAATACCATCTTCAATTATTTCTCCTACATTAAATTCTTTTTCTGATAAAATTTCTATATTCAAATCTTTAAACAAAGATCTAAATTCCTCCAATTTACCTTCATTTTTTGTAGCTAATACAATCTTCATTCATCCACCTCATTATAGTTAATACTTTTTAAAATTAAAGTATAGTCAAAACCTTTATTAATAAGTTTTTTAAACAATTTTTGTTTATCCATACCCTTATTTTTATTTATAAATTTTTGTATCAATTCCTTTTGATTTTCATTTAAATCTAATTCTGATAATACATCATTAATAATTGAAATAGATATACCTTTATTCATAAGTTTAGATTTAACCTTATTTATAGAAACATTTGGATATATATCTATATACTTAATAGCAAATTCTCTATCATTAATTAATTCTAATTCTTTAAACTTTTCTATAACTTCATTAATAATACCATGATTATTCTTCTCATATTTTTCTTTCAACTTTTGCTTTAATTCAAAAGACGTTCTATCTTTCAAAGAGATTAAATATATACCCTTATTTTTCATAGATTCAAATATAATATCATTATATATATTTGTAACATCCATACCTTTAATAAGTTTAAACATTGCTTTTATATCTAAACTTATATCAACTACTTCTCCATCAATAAAATATATTTTATTTCTATGTATCTTATCTATTATTTTCATTATTTACTTTTTTTTCTATTAAATTCAGGGTCATTTAATTTATCCATTACTTCTTTTTCAATTTTTGCAAATAGTTCTGGATTAGAAGCTAGTAAGTTTTCTACATTAATTTTTCCTTGCCCTAATTTTTCAGTACCAAAACTAAACCATGAGCCACTTTTTTTGCAAATATCAAATTCTAAAGCAAGATCAAATACTTCTGTTAAATGAGAAATACCTTTCCCGTACATAATAGAAAATTTAGCTTCCTTATGTGGGGGTGCAACCTTGTTTTTAGTAATTTTTGCAGTAGTTTCTGTACCTATAATTTCTTCACCTTGTTTAATAGATAAACCTTTCTTAATTTCCATTCTAACACTAGAGAAGAATTTTAATGCTCTTCCTCCAGATGTTGTTGTTTGAACACCAGGAGTGAAAGAAAATCCACCAATTTTTTCTCTAATTTGGTTTATAAATATCATGACTGTATCAGATTTTGAAATACTAGAAGTAAGTTTTCTTAGCGCTTTAGACATAAGTCTTGCTTGTAGACCCATTTGTTGATCAGACATTTCACCTTCTATTTCTGCTTTTGGAACTAGTGCTGCAACTGAATCGACAACAACAACGTCTACAGCACCACTTCTAACTAATGTATCTGCAATATCTAATGCTTGTTCTCCTGTATCAGGTT
The sequence above is a segment of the Streptobacillus felis genome. Coding sequences within it:
- the recA gene encoding recombinase RecA gives rise to the protein MAKKETVQVNEDKLKGLKVALDQITKEYGEGSIMKLGDNKKMDVKAISTGSINIDLALGIGGVPRGRIIEIYGAESSGKTTIALHIIAEAQINGGLAAFIDAEHALDPIYAKALGVDVDELLISQPDTGEQALDIADTLVRSGAVDVVVVDSVAALVPKAEIEGEMSDQQMGLQARLMSKALRKLTSSISKSDTVMIFINQIREKIGGFSFTPGVQTTTSGGRALKFFSSVRMEIKKGLSIKQGEEIIGTETTAKITKNKVAPPHKEAKFSIMYGKGISHLTEVFDLALEFDICKKSGSWFSFGTEKLGQGKINVENLLASNPELFAKIEKEVMDKLNDPEFNRKKSK
- the rdgB gene encoding RdgB/HAM1 family non-canonical purine NTP pyrophosphatase, with product MKIVLATKNEGKLEEFRSLFKDLNIEILSEKEFNVGEIIEDGITFEENSLIKAKTVSQISGLPALADDSGLCIDVLEGKPGVHTARWFNEFSSYEDRCKKMVELVDEKNESRDAKFVSVITLYYPNGETHVFRGETLGSISHELKGNLGHGYDPIFYSHDLKKNFGEVSIELKNTVSHRGRAFQKLKEYFKNL
- a CDS encoding regulatory protein RecX, with product MKIIDKIHRNKIYFIDGEVVDISLDIKAMFKLIKGMDVTNIYNDIIFESMKNKGIYLISLKDRTSFELKQKLKEKYEKNNHGIINEVIEKFKELELINDREFAIKYIDIYPNVSINKVKSKLMNKGISISIINDVLSELDLNENQKELIQKFINKNKGMDKQKLFKKLINKGFDYTLILKSINYNEVDE